One genomic region from Mauremys reevesii isolate NIE-2019 linkage group 7, ASM1616193v1, whole genome shotgun sequence encodes:
- the C7H3orf62 gene encoding uncharacterized protein C3orf62 homolog: protein MRDAERCMKSEANIAVNAVSQDIPQDLPDTPGNPNSWGIEELAGQLALVNELSRVHRHSGEPPLRDDVLAIFMDASSSSETRHRRPNIEDEEIIQTVLDLEEDYSTAISALHQLN, encoded by the exons ATGCGAG ATGCTGAAAGATGCATGAAGTCAGAAGCAAACATAGCTGTCAATGCTGTCTCCCAAGACATTCCGCAGGATCTTCCTGACACACCCG GGAACCCAAACAGTTGGGGTATAGAGGAGTTAGCAGGCCAACTGGCCCTAGTGAATGAGTTAAGCAGAGTTCACAGGCACTCAGGTGAGCCCCCCCTTAGAGATGATGTTTTAGCCATCTTTATGGATGCGAGCAGCAGCTCTGAGACAAGGCACCGAAGACCAAACATTGAGGATGAAGAGATTATCCAGACAGTTCTGGATTTGGAAGAGGATTACAGCACGGCCATCTCTGCTCTGCACCAACTGAACTAG